CGCGTCGTGCCGGCAGCGGAGCGCGTGCGCGCGGGCGCGGCCCTCGAGTGGCTGCTCGGCGGAGACGCGGCGGTGGCCCCCGCGGTGGCCGGCGCCGTCGCCGCAGCAGCGGCGCTCGCCGATCGGCTGCCCGTCGAGGCCGACACCGTCGCCCGGCTGCATGCCGCGCACCCCGGTGACCCCGGCATCCTCGTCGGCCTGCTGCTCAACCGCGTCTCGCTCAAGCCGGGCGAGGCGCTCTCGCTGCCTGCCGGCAACCTGCACGCCTATCTCGAGGGCCTCGGCATCGAGCTCATGGGGGCGAGCGACAACGTGCTGCGCGGTGGGCTGACGCCCAAGCACGTGGACGTGCCGGAGCTGCTGGCGGTCGTCGACGCGACGCCGCTGATCGAGCCGCGGCTGCCCGCGCAGGAGCTCGACGGCGCGCTCGCCTACCGCCCGGCTGCGCCGTTCGAGCTGCGCCGCGTCGAGGGCGTCCACGCGGTCGGGGCGGGCAGGGCGCTGCTGCTCGCGGTCTCGCCCGCGACCATCGACGTGGACGGCGAGCGCCACGTGCTCTCTGCAGCGGAGGCGGCCTGGATCGACACCGCAGCACCCTTCACCGTCGACTCGGCGGAGGCCTGGCTGGCGCTCGAGCGCGACACGCCGTAGCGGCGGCCTCCGCGCCGGGAGCCCGCGACACTCCTAGAATCCCCGACTTGACGCGGGGCGAACTACACCGGTGTAATTGGTCCAACGCGAGCCCGGCCGGGGTCTCGCAGGAATCGGGGGAAGCCATGCGAGAGGGAGTGCAGCGCAGCACGACGGCAGCGCGAGGCATCGACGATGGCGGGCTGCATCGCGGCGTGCCCGGCGACTGGTTCGTCGATCCGGTCATGCTCGGGGTCCCGGGCGTCCGCAACGAGGCGGACGACCACCCACTGGGCTGGCAGGCAGACGCACTGTGCGCCGAGACCGACCCAGAGGCATTCTTCCCCGAGAAGGGCGGCTCGACGCGCGACGCGAAGCGCATCTGCGACACCTGCGAGGTGCGGCAGCAGTGCCTCGAGTACGCGCTCGAGAACGACGAGCGCTTCGGCATCTGGGGCGGCCTGTCCGAGCGCGAGCGGCGCAAGCTGCGCAAGCTCGCCTGAGCGGCGGCAGCCCGGTGAGGGTCGTCCTCACGATGATGGTCCGCGATGAGGCGGATGTCATCGCAGCCACGATCGAGCACCATCTTGCCGAGGGTGTCGACCGCATCCTCGTGACCGACAACGCATCCGTCGACGGCACGCGCGAGATCCTCGCCGACTATGCGCGGGCGGCACCGGTGACCGTCTTCGACGATCCGGAGCACCGCAAGCAGCAGGCGGAGGTCGTCACGCGGATGGCCCGGCTCGCGGCGACCGAGCACGCTGCCGACTGGGTCATCAACGGCGACGCCGACGAGTTCGTGCTGGCGGGGGAGCGCACGGTCGCCGAGGCGCTTGCGCTGGCGCCCGCGACGCTCGGCTCCTTCCCCGTGCCGGTGCGCAACCTCGTCGGGCCGACAGCGCGCAGCGGCGCAGGGCTCGCGACCCGCATGCACTGGCGCGACGAGCGCTCAGCGCAGCAGCTCGCCGCCGCAGGCGTGCAGGCGCATCCGACTCCGAACGCGATCCATGTCGGCGACCCGCACGTCGAGGTCGCGCAGGGCAACCACGCCGTCTCGACGCCGCAGCGCGGTGCGGTGCCGGATGCGCTCGGGCTCGAGGTGCTGCACGTGCCGTGGCGCTCCTGGGAGCAGTTCGAGCGCAAGACCATCAGCATGGGACGCGGCTACGAGGCGTCGCCGTCGCTCGATCCGAGCCCGAACCATCACGGCATGCGCGACTGGCGCCGCTGGAAGGCCGGCATCCTGCTGCCGTTCTATCTGGCGAGGACGCCCGTCGACGAGGCCGACTTCGGCGAGGGCTTCGTGCGCGACGACCGGCTGGCGACGCGGCTCGCGGCACTCGAGGCGGTGCTGCCCGCGCGGCTCGCCGAGGCGGTCGACCCGGCGCGCGATGCACCCTTCGACCCCGAAGAGGTGCGTGCGCTGCTGTCGAGGGAGCGCGACCTGCACGCGCTCGACGAGGCGTTCCATGCGGAGGTCGCCACCGAGATCGCGCGCAGGCAGGCGCTCGAGCGGCGTGCGATCACGCCGGAGCGGCTCGTGCGCGGTGCGAAGCGCGTCGTGCGCGGTGCCGGGGCGAGGATCCGCCGCATCCGTCGCTGAGGCGATCGGCGGCACACCGACCGCAACCGCAGGTGACGGCACCGTTGGCACCTAGCCTTGCCAAGTGCATCAGAGGGTCTTCGCCGTGCTCGCGGCCAGCAACGGCGCCGCGTATCTGCCGGCGACGCTCGCCGCCGTCGATGCGCAGACCGTCGCACCCGAGCGACTCGTCGCCGTCGACGGCGCCTCGAAGGATGACACACGCGCGATGCTGGAGGCGTCGAGCGCGCGCAGCGTCGTCGCCGCGCAGCGGCTGCCCTACGGCCAGCTGATCGCCAAGGGCGTCGCGTCGCTGCCCCCGGGCGAGGACGGCGATTGGCTCTGGCTGCTGGCGCACGACGCCTCGCCGCACCCGCGCGCGCTGCAGGCACTGCTCGCGCACGTCGAATCGCACCCGAGCGTGCGCGTCGTCGGGCCGAAGGTCATGCGGGCAGACGCTCCCGATCGGTTCGCGGAGTTCGGCCAGACGGTCACGCCGTTCGGCAGGAGCCTGCTGCTGCACGAGGGCGAGCTCGACCAGGGCCAGCACGACGACGACAGCGACCGCCTGGGCGTGGCGGAGTCCGGCATGCTCGTGCGGCGCGACGTCTTCGAGGCGCTGGGCGGCTTCGACCCGGCGCTGCGCTCGATCGACGCGGGCCTCGACGTGGGCGTTCGCGCACGGCTGGCGGGCCACCGCGTCGCCGTCGAGCCGCGCGCCAAGGTGCGCCGCGCCGGCGGCCCAGAGCACTTCGCGGCGCGCTCGGTGAGCGATGCGCAGCGCGTGGCGACCGCTCGTCGCGCGCAGCTCCACAGGCGGCTCGCCTACGCGAACCCGATCGCGTCGGTGCTCCAGTGGCTCCTGCTGGTGCCGTTCGGTCTCGTGCGCACCGTCGCGCACCTGCTGGCGAAGCGCCCGGCCGCCGTCGTCGCCGAGTGGCAGGCGACGCTCGCGACGCTCGTCGCCTTCCCGGCGACCGCGCGGGCGCGTCGGCGGATCGTGGCGGCGCGCACGACCGGATGGAGCTCGCTGCGGCCGCTGCGCGCGTCGTGGCGCACGGTGCGATCGCAGCGGCGGGCGCTCGGCGACCCCGAGCGGATGCAGACGGTGGTCGACGAGCGCGTCGGCTTCGTCGAGGGCGCAGGGCTCTGGGTCACGGCGCTCGCGATCGTCGTCGGCATCGTGCTCACCCCGCAGCTGATCGGCGCGGGTGCGGCGACCGGCGGTGCGCTGCTGCCGCTCACGGGCTCGCTGGCGGAGCTCTGGTCGCACACGCTCGCCGGCACGCGCGACGCGCTGGGCGAGCTCACGGGGCCGGCTGATCCCTTCGTGCTGCTGCTGGCGCTGCTGGGCTCGCTGACCCCGTGGCAGCCATCGACCGCCATCGTCCTGCTGCTGTTCCTGGCACCGGCGATCGCCTCGCTGACCGGGTTCTTCGCGGTGCGGCGGATGACGACCTCACGCTGGGCGCCGGCGGTCGCGGCCGCGCTGTGGTCGCTCTCGCCGCTGCTGCTCGCTGCCATCGTCGAGGGCCGGCTCGGCGCGGTGCTCGCCCATCTCGCGCTGCCGCTCGCGATCGTCGGCGTCCTGCGCGCCGCGGAGTCGTGGCGCGCGGCGGGCGCTGCGGCCATCCCGGTGGCCGTCGTCGTGGCAGGCGCACCGGTGCTGCTGCCGGCGATGCTGCTGCTCGTGCTGCTCGCGATCGCGACGAGCTGGCGAACGCCGCTGCGCCCGCTCGCGGCGCTCCTGCCTGCCGCCGTGCTCTTCGCGCCGATCGCGATCGCCCGTTGGGTCGACGGTTCGCCGCTCGCGGCGCTCGCCGACCCCGGCGTGCCGATGCCCTCGACGCCGCCGACCGCCGTCGAGGCGGCGCTGCTCTCGCCCGACGGCACGCTCGCGTCGCTCGAGGGCGTGATCGCGTGGCTGGCTCCGGGCGCCGATCCCGCGTGGTTCGCGCTCGGGCTGCTGGCACCGCTGGCGCTCTGCGCCCTCACGGGCATCGTGCTGCGCCCGACCCGGTCATGGCAGTGGGTGGTGCTGCTGCTGGCCGGCTATGCCACCGCGATCGTCTCCGCACGGCTGGCAGTCACGAGCCTGGACGGCGAGCCCGTCACGGTCTGGGCGGGTTCTGGCGCATCGCTGACCCTCGCGGCACTCATCGCGCTCGCCGTCGTCGCCGTCGACCTCGACGACCGCCGGGGCGCCATCCCGGGCGGCCTCGTCACGCTGGCGGCGGTCGCCGCTGCGGTGCCGATCATCGCGACCTCGTTCCTCATGCCTGCGACCGTGATCGCTGCACCCGAGCGCCGCATGCCCGCGTTCGTCGATGCGGCTGCGGAGGGCGACCCCGAGATCGGCACGCTCGTGCTGCATCCGCTCGCACCCGGCGTGCTGGGCGTCGACATCGAGCGCGGCCGCGGCACGACGCTCGACAGCGTCTCCACGGGTGAGCTCGTGCGCGACGAGGCAGGCGAGATCGAGGCGGAGCTCGCGCAGGTCGCCGTCGACATGGCCGCCGGCGGCGACGTCGACGTGGCAGCCCTGCTGGATGCGCAGGGCGTGCAGTTCGTGCTGCTCGAGCAGGAGCGCGAGGGCGCCGCCGCCGAGCACGACCGGGCGCAGCGCTCGCTCGACGCCCGCGGCGACCTGCAGGCCATCGGCCAGACCGAGGCAGGGCTGCTGTGGCAGCGCGACGACGTGCCGAGCAGCCCGCAGCCCGACCGGCCCACGTGGGCGGGTTGGCTGCTGCTCGCGCAGCTCGTGGCGCTCGGCGGGGCAGTCGTCGCCGCGCTGCCGTCGCTGCGCCGAGGTGCGCGCGTGCGCACACGACGACTCGAGGGAACGGGGGAGTGGCAGTGACCGATCGCGACCGTGAGGTAGAGCCGCTCGATGACTCGCAGGAGTTCGACGACCCCTCGCCCATCGAGGACGAGGTGCCGCGCGGGCACCGCCCCGCGCCCGAGGAGCTCGCCGTCGAGGCAGGGGCCGAGCCGACCGGCGACATCGCGAGCGACGTCGCACTGACCGATCGCGAGGCTGCGGCGAACGACCGCGCAGAGTCGAAGCGCATGGAGCGCCGCGACGTCGCGCGCTGGAGCGCACGCGCAGCCGCCGGCCTCGTCGCCGCGGCCCTCGGCGTCGGCGCGGTGCTGGGCGCGAACGCCATGCCGCAGGACACGCGCATCCAGTCCGCGGCCCCGGCGACGACCGTGCAGCCCGCGTCGCCGCTGCAGTCGCGCGTCTGCGCCGGGCCAGCGCTGCGCGTCGGCTCCTCCGACGGCGACAACGCCCTCGCCGTCGCCGGCATCGGCGACCCCTCCGTCGCGATCGGCAGCCTCGGCGGCGACGTCGAGCAGACGACGCTGAGCGTCGCAGGCCCCGAGGAGGTGGACGGCGGCGACTCCGTCGTGCAGCGCAACGAGGCCACGACGCTCTCAGCTGCCCAGAGCCTCGGGCTCGAGCTCGACGGCGTGCGCGGCTTCGCGGCCAGCGAGTGCGCGGAGACGAGTCTCGACCAGTGGCTCGTCGGCGGATCGACGCGCACCGGCAGGCAGACGGTCCTGACGGTCGCCAACGCGGCAGAGGTGGGCGCGAGCGTCGACGTCACCGTCTACGGTCCGGACGGGCCGATCGAATCGGTCGGCTCGACCGGCATCGCCGTCGCACCCGGCACCCAAGCGGTGCTCGACCTCGCCGCGATCGCGCCGGGCGTCGCCGACGCCGTCGTGCACGTCGCATCCACCGGTGCCCCCGTCGTCGCCCATCTGCAGCAGACCACCACTCGCGGACTCGAGCGCGGCGGCTTCGACGTCATCGACCCCGCTGCGGCGCTCACGAGCGCTGTGCTGCCCGGCGTCGAGGTGT
The window above is part of the Agrococcus sp. ARC_14 genome. Proteins encoded here:
- a CDS encoding DUF5719 family protein, translating into MTDRDREVEPLDDSQEFDDPSPIEDEVPRGHRPAPEELAVEAGAEPTGDIASDVALTDREAAANDRAESKRMERRDVARWSARAAAGLVAAALGVGAVLGANAMPQDTRIQSAAPATTVQPASPLQSRVCAGPALRVGSSDGDNALAVAGIGDPSVAIGSLGGDVEQTTLSVAGPEEVDGGDSVVQRNEATTLSAAQSLGLELDGVRGFAASECAETSLDQWLVGGSTRTGRQTVLTVANAAEVGASVDVTVYGPDGPIESVGSTGIAVAPGTQAVLDLAAIAPGVADAVVHVASTGAPVVAHLQQTTTRGLERGGFDVIDPAAALTSAVLPGVEVSAATGLETQDGYDDIVPVLRLLSPDGGDVRLVFQTADDESIESQGTLEAGIVTDFPLEELPVGVMAIRVESDAPVVAGARALATSGEGLDFDWIAGGQARSGSAAIAVPAGPGATLHIVSTAGADQEITVDGEAVPLAAGGALARPVGEGTVEVTGEDLVMSVSYRSDREIGSFTASPQGPAAQGVQVLH
- a CDS encoding glycosyltransferase family 2 protein; its protein translation is MMVRDEADVIAATIEHHLAEGVDRILVTDNASVDGTREILADYARAAPVTVFDDPEHRKQQAEVVTRMARLAATEHAADWVINGDADEFVLAGERTVAEALALAPATLGSFPVPVRNLVGPTARSGAGLATRMHWRDERSAQQLAAAGVQAHPTPNAIHVGDPHVEVAQGNHAVSTPQRGAVPDALGLEVLHVPWRSWEQFERKTISMGRGYEASPSLDPSPNHHGMRDWRRWKAGILLPFYLARTPVDEADFGEGFVRDDRLATRLAALEAVLPARLAEAVDPARDAPFDPEEVRALLSRERDLHALDEAFHAEVATEIARRQALERRAITPERLVRGAKRVVRGAGARIRRIRR
- a CDS encoding glycosyltransferase, which encodes MHQRVFAVLAASNGAAYLPATLAAVDAQTVAPERLVAVDGASKDDTRAMLEASSARSVVAAQRLPYGQLIAKGVASLPPGEDGDWLWLLAHDASPHPRALQALLAHVESHPSVRVVGPKVMRADAPDRFAEFGQTVTPFGRSLLLHEGELDQGQHDDDSDRLGVAESGMLVRRDVFEALGGFDPALRSIDAGLDVGVRARLAGHRVAVEPRAKVRRAGGPEHFAARSVSDAQRVATARRAQLHRRLAYANPIASVLQWLLLVPFGLVRTVAHLLAKRPAAVVAEWQATLATLVAFPATARARRRIVAARTTGWSSLRPLRASWRTVRSQRRALGDPERMQTVVDERVGFVEGAGLWVTALAIVVGIVLTPQLIGAGAATGGALLPLTGSLAELWSHTLAGTRDALGELTGPADPFVLLLALLGSLTPWQPSTAIVLLLFLAPAIASLTGFFAVRRMTTSRWAPAVAAALWSLSPLLLAAIVEGRLGAVLAHLALPLAIVGVLRAAESWRAAGAAAIPVAVVVAGAPVLLPAMLLLVLLAIATSWRTPLRPLAALLPAAVLFAPIAIARWVDGSPLAALADPGVPMPSTPPTAVEAALLSPDGTLASLEGVIAWLAPGADPAWFALGLLAPLALCALTGIVLRPTRSWQWVVLLLAGYATAIVSARLAVTSLDGEPVTVWAGSGASLTLAALIALAVVAVDLDDRRGAIPGGLVTLAAVAAAVPIIATSFLMPATVIAAPERRMPAFVDAAAEGDPEIGTLVLHPLAPGVLGVDIERGRGTTLDSVSTGELVRDEAGEIEAELAQVAVDMAAGGDVDVAALLDAQGVQFVLLEQEREGAAAEHDRAQRSLDARGDLQAIGQTEAGLLWQRDDVPSSPQPDRPTWAGWLLLAQLVALGGAVVAALPSLRRGARVRTRRLEGTGEWQ
- the manA gene encoding mannose-6-phosphate isomerase, class I, translating into MFVPIANEPRDYAWGSDRLLADYLGRTPSGGPEAELWLGAHPGCPSTVTTGAHAGLDLGAAIDAEDGRPPAMLLKVLAAAEPLSLQAHPDAARAREGFEREDAAGIPRDAPHRNYRDPFPKPELIVAVTPFEALSGFRPAEQAAEVLDALAAVDARVVPAAERVRAGAALEWLLGGDAAVAPAVAGAVAAAAALADRLPVEADTVARLHAAHPGDPGILVGLLLNRVSLKPGEALSLPAGNLHAYLEGLGIELMGASDNVLRGGLTPKHVDVPELLAVVDATPLIEPRLPAQELDGALAYRPAAPFELRRVEGVHAVGAGRALLLAVSPATIDVDGERHVLSAAEAAWIDTAAPFTVDSAEAWLALERDTP
- a CDS encoding WhiB family transcriptional regulator, which gives rise to MLGVPGVRNEADDHPLGWQADALCAETDPEAFFPEKGGSTRDAKRICDTCEVRQQCLEYALENDERFGIWGGLSERERRKLRKLA